A single genomic interval of Armigeres subalbatus isolate Guangzhou_Male chromosome 1, GZ_Asu_2, whole genome shotgun sequence harbors:
- the LOC134207344 gene encoding LOW QUALITY PROTEIN: uncharacterized protein LOC134207344 (The sequence of the model RefSeq protein was modified relative to this genomic sequence to represent the inferred CDS: deleted 2 bases in 1 codon) produces MDSTASLRRLTSIQISAETTVYTSLDSSIAALQKPQQRREDQVDGARSLPPAVELLLSAAASVPATSVYISAAEPTAGKLVLQRERSDSEKEERAELLPSRSSVADAVALGKTSTGSSLLETVREKPSSPLSPVISDQQSHVVRIQIVQTQSECSSPINSVVNHSCGSALISVTNNSSSATIVNGSNQCKSKVSIVSFGPPDLGSKSPSPTPSIEMVQKHSSPSASPTSGAKTDLVDATNATYLYYMMSSGQCSPSDTLDSGTCSDIEVTPPPLPKKMVPKSPSPTKHPAAQHAKLMMISPTPSDKLNQPNVGFRSNYTTSDSDESESSLSCDSLNFSQLCGNVSALALVDSISGVTTIPQTPEPLSSAVTPTSDSDRENVIPECPQLPPIMPMKHKIVSILPDSLLKDIRERSSTGSAAREVPSPSPPREETPVVGMTTTRSILMEKINSLNSVAAGGSVSSLSEKNKSISFENDKFQVSHQRTFQFAATAAADAAESARLRNGSVHLNNNHNHSCSSSVIDDDESFAGFKDLTSGTSTIRSNKGTVRGVKNRVRNGIATFLQMQQANIKVGGARR; encoded by the exons atggACTCGACGGCCTCGCTACGTCGGCTTACCTCCATACAGATTAGTGCCGAAACAACGGTTTATACCAGCCTTGATTCGAGCATCGCAGCCTTGCAAAAGCCACAACAGAGGCGCGAAGACCAAGTCGATGGAGCGAGGAGTCTCCCGCCTGCTGTGGAATTGCTTCTCTCTGCAGCTGCCTCCGTACCCGCGACTTCGGTCTACATCTCCGCCGCTGAGCCAACTGCTGGAAAACTGGTCCTACAACGTGAGCGATCAGATtcggagaaagaagaaagagccGAGTTGCTTCCATCCAGATCGTCTGTTGCCGATGCCGTTGCCCTTGGAAAGACCAGCACTGGCAGCAGTCTGCTGGAAACCGTCCGGGAGAAACCATCTTCGCCGTTGTCGCCCGTGATATCCGATCAGCAGTCGCACGTCGTCCGAATTCAAATCGTGCAAACTCAATCGGAGTGTTCTAGTCCAATTAACAGTGTGGTAAACCATTCGTGCGGTTCTGCTTTGATCAGTGTTACCAACAATAGCAGCAGTGCTACCATCGTGAACGGGTCCAATCAGTGCAAATCTAAAGTGTCGATCGTTTCATTTGGACCGCCTGATCTGGGCAGTAAATCACCGAGTCCTACCCCATCCATCGAAATGGTTCAAAAGCACTCCAGCCCATCGGCGTCGCCAACCAGTGGCGCCAAAACAGACTTGGTGGATGCCACCAACGCCACCTACCTCTACTACATGATGTCCTCGGGGCAGTGCTCTCCTAGTGACACCCTCGACAGTGGCACGTGCAGCGACATCGAAGTCACTCCACCGCCTCTCCCGAAAAAAATGGTCCCCAAATCTCCGTCCCCCACCAAACACCCGGCAGCGCAACACGCAAAATTAATGATGATAAGCCCGACGCCGTCTGATAAGCTTAATCAACCCAACGTCGGATTTCGCAGCAACTACACAACCAGTGACAGTGACGAGTCCGAATCCAGTCTCAGCTGCGATTCGCTCAACTTTTCACAGCTTTGCGGAAACGTTAGTGCCCTGGCGCTCGTCGACAGTATTTCCGGGGTCACAACCATTCCGCAAACTCCGGAACCGTTATCCTCCGCCGTGACCCCTACCAGTGATAGTGACCGCGAAAATGTAATCCCCGAGTGTCCGCAACTGCCTCCAATCATGCCAATGAAGCACAAAATTGTCTCCATCCTGCCGGATTCCCTTCTCAAGGACATCCGCGAACGTTCGTCCACGGGAAGTGCCGCGCGCGAAGTGCCGTCCCCGTCGCCACCACGCGAAGAAACCCCCGTCGTCGGTATGACCACCACGCGCTCCATCCTGATGGAGAAAATCAACAGTTTGAACAGTGTTGCCGCCGGCGGCAGTGTGTCCTCCCTGTCCGAGAAGAACAAATCGATCAGTTTCGAGAATGATAAATTT CAAGTTTCACATCAACGAACATTCCAATttgcagcaacagcagcagcagacgCCGCCGAATCAGCACGACTCCGTAACGGGTCGGTTCACCTCAATAACAACCACAATCACAGCTGTTCATCGTCGGTTATCGACGATGATGAGAGCTTTGCCGGGTTTAAGGATTTGACCAGCGGAACGTCGACGATCCGCAGCAACAAGGGAACGGTGCGCGGTGTCAAGAACCGGGTCCGCAACGGGATTGCGACGTTCCTGCAGATGCAGCAGGCGAACATAAAGGTAGGTGGTGCGCGCCGATGA